A portion of the Aphelocoma coerulescens isolate FSJ_1873_10779 chromosome 1, UR_Acoe_1.0, whole genome shotgun sequence genome contains these proteins:
- the SLITRK5 gene encoding SLIT and NTRK-like protein 5 produces MYACCSTVTLEQDLNKKMHIWMLQTIAFALTSLVLSWAESIEYYGEICDNACPCEEKDSILTVSCENRGIISLFEISPPRFPVYHLLLSGNLLNRLYPNQFVNYTGASILHLGSNDIQDIETGAFHGLRGLRRLHLNNNKLELLRDDTFLGLESLEYLQVDYNYISVIEPNAFSKLHLLQVLILNDNLLSSLPNNLFRFVPLTHLDLRGNRLKLLPYVGLLQHMDKVVELQLEENPWNCSCELIALKDWLDSISYSALVGDVVCETPFRLHGRDLDEVSKQELCPRRLISDYEMRPQTPLSTTGYFHTTPASVNSVATSSSAVYKSPLKPPKGTRQPNKTRVRPTSRLPSKDLGYSNYGPSIAYQTKSPVPLECPTACTCNLQISDLGLNVNCQERKIESISELQPKPYNPKKMYLTENYIALVRRADFVDATGLDLLHLGNNRISVIQDRAFGDLTNLRRLYLNGNRIERLSPELFFGLQSLQYLFLQYNVIREIEAGTFESVPNLQLLFLNNNLLRSLPGNIFSGLSLYRLSLRSNHFSYLPVSGVLDQLKSLLQIDLHENPWDCTCDVVGMKLWLEQLNTGVLVDQVICESPKKFAQSDMRAVRAELLCPDYSDIVVSTPTPSPGQLPARTTPSSSTVRLNGTVAAGGSAPAGGAGGGSSSVPLSVLILSLLLVFIMSVFVAAGLFVLVMKRRKKGQGDHASANNSDVSSFNMQYSVYSGGGHHHHHPHLQQHPPHRGGGGGGGGGGGGTALPKVKTPAGHVYEYIPHPLGHMCKNPIYRSREGNSGEDYKDLHELKVTYSSHPLPPGGGAPPPPPPPPPPAPGGEDAPARSPAYSVSTIEPREELLSPVQDADRFYRGILEPDKHTPSTLGTPGSTLPDYPKLPAAYTYSPNYDLRRAHQYLHPGPGDARLRETVLYSPPSTVYVEPNRNEYLELKAKLNAEPDYLEVLEKQTTFSQF; encoded by the coding sequence atgtATGCTTGCTGCTCTACAGTAACTTTGGAACAGGACCTCAACAAAAAAATGCATATCTGGATGCTGCAGACGATCGCGTTTGCTTTAACATCACTAGTCCTTTCCTGGGCAGAAAGCATCGAGTATTATGGGGAAATCTGTGATAACGCATGTCCTTGTGAGGAGAAGGACAGCATCTTAACAGTGAGCTGTGAAAACAGAGGGATCATCAGCCTTTTTGAGATCAGTCCACCAAGGTTCCCTGTTTACCACCTCCTGTTGTCTGGGAACCTTTTGAACAGGCTGTACCCAAACCAGTTTGTCAATTACACAGGGGCTTCAATTTTGCACCTGGGGAGCAATGACATACAAGACATCGAAACTGGGGCCTTCCATGGTCTGAGAGGTTTAAGGAGGCTGCATTTGAACAATAACAAGTTGGAACTTTTACGGGATGACACTTTCCTTGGGCTAGAGAGTTTGGAATACCTACAGGTCGATTATAATTATATTAGTGTCATTGAACCCAATGCCTTCAGCAAACTGCATTTGTTGCAGGTGCTGATTCTCAATGATAACCTCCTCTCCAGTTTGCCCAACAACCTTTTCCGTTTTGTGCCCTTAACTCACCTGGACCTGAGGGGCAACCGGCTGAAGCTGTTGCCCTATGTGGGCCTCTTGCAGCACATGGATAAAGtggtggagctgcagctggaggaaaACCCCTGGAATTGCTCCTGTGAGTTGATTGCTCTAAAGGATTGGCTGGACAGTATCTCatactctgctctggtgggagatgtggtTTGTGAGACCCCTTTCCGCTTACATGGTCGAGACTTGGATGAAGTGTCCAAGCAGGAGCTTTGCCCCAGGAGGCTCATCTCTGATTATGAAATGAGACCTCAGACACCACTGAGCACCACAGGGTATTTCCACACTACCCCGGCCTCGGTCAACTCCGTGGCCACTTCTTCTTCAGCTGTTTACAAATCTCCCTTGAAGCCCCCCAAAGGGACCCGCCAACCCAACAAGACGAGGGTGCGCCCCACCTCCCGCCTGCCCTCAAAAGACCTGGGATACAGCAACTATGGCCCCAGCATTGCCTACCAGACCAAATCCCCGGTGCCTTTGGAGTGCCCCACTGCCTGCACTTGCAACTTGCAGATTTCTGACCTGGGCCTCAATGTCAATTGTCAGGAGAGGAAGATTGAGAGCATTTCTGAACTGCAGCCCAAACCCTATAATCCTAAGAAGATGTATTTGACGGAAAACTACATTGCGCTGGTACGCAGGGCAGATTTTGTGGATGCCACTGGGCTGGATTTGCTGCATCTGGGCAATAATCGGATCTCGGTCATTCAGGACCGGGCTTTTGGGGATTTAACTAATTTGCGAAGGCTGTACCTGAATGGGAACCGGATCGAGCGGCTGAGCCCAGAGCTGTTCTTTGGGCTGCAAAGCCTGCAGTACCTCTTCCTGCAGTACAACGTCATCCGGGAGATAGAGGCAGGCACCTTTGAATCTGTCCCCAACCTTCAGCTCTTGTTTTTGAACAACAATCTGCTGAGGTCTTTGCCAGGGAACATTTTTTCTGGTCTGTCTCTCTACAGGCTGAGCCTGCGGAGCAACCACTTCTCCTACCTGCCAGTGAGCGGGGTGCTCGACCAGCTGAAATCCCTGCTGCAGATCGACCTGCACGAGAACCCCTGGGACTGCACCTGCGACGTGGTGGGCATGAAGCTGTGGCTGGAACAGCTCAACACCGGTGTCCTGGTGGACCAGGTTATCTGCGAGTCCCCTAAGAAGTTTGCCCAGAGCGACATGCGGGCCGTCCGGGCGGAGCTGCTGTGCCCCGACTATTCGGACATCGTCGTCTCCACGCCCACGCCGTCCCCGGGCCAGCTGCCAGCCAGGAccaccccctcctcctccaccgTGCGCCTCAATGGCACGGTGGCGGCGGGCGGCTCAGCGCCCGCGGGCGGCGCCGGCGGCGGCAGCTCCTCGGTGCCGCTCTCGGTGCTGATCCTTAGCCTGCTGCTCGTCTTCATCATGTCCGTCTTCGTGGCGGCGGGGCTCTTCGTCCTGGTGATGAAGCGGCGCAAGAAGGGCCAGGGCGACCACGCCAGCGCCAACAACTCCGACGTGAGCTCCTTCAACATGCAGTACAGCGTCTACAGCGGCGGcggccaccaccaccaccacccccacctccagcagcacccgccccaccgcggcggcggcggcggcggcgggggcggcggcgggggcacGGCGCTGCCCAAGGTGAAGACCCCCGCCGGCCACGTCTACGAGTACATCCCTCACCCCCTGGGCCATATGTGCAAAAACCCCATCTACCGCTCCCGGGAAGGCAACTCGGGCGAGGATTACAAAGACCTTCACGAGCTCAAGGTCACCTACAGcagccaccccctgccacccgGGGGGggcgcgccgccgcccccgccgcccccgccgccgccggcgccCGGCGGGGAGGATGCGCCGGCGCGCAGCCCCGCGTACAGCGTGAGCACCATCGAGCCGCGGGAGGAGCTGCTCTCGCCGGTGCAAGACGCCGATCGCTTTTACAGGGGCATTTTGGAGCCCGACAAACATACCCCCTCCACACTGGGCACACCCGGCTCCACCCTCCCCG